A genomic window from Plasmodium reichenowi strain SY57 chromosome 6, whole genome shotgun sequence includes:
- a CDS encoding hypothetical protein (conserved Plasmodium protein, unknown function), with product MNKSLLKHFCVLNVPIEDNPFVTINLFVSNYKDQSNTDSTFNETLCVGILDNIIKEEDIKNYFSKYGKIKCLNIVERKYLSNVFKIFSYCLYITFVDNDVIEKILSCTMQVDEYFTKNKQSPYLIHMSKNKLLNDVKKYYDNSYNLYNGRKIMINYITNLNKDNKLLKKKKDIVDEDGFIVVQRKTENPEFINSVFAETSDKVKSFKKKKNKKIHENFYLFRKKEKFNNSIGTFQKSKMNIKKNIMKRNNKKKSTRFKK from the exons atgaataagagtttattaaaacatttttgTGTATTAAACGTACCTATAGAGGATAATCCGTTTGTTActataaat cTCTTCGTTTCAAATTATAAAGATCAGTCAAACACCGATAGTACCTTTAACGAAACGCTATGCGTAGGTATCCTAGACAATATAATTAAAGAAGAggatattaaaaattatttctctaaatatggaaaaataaaatgtttgAATATTGTTGAGAGgaaatatttatcaaacgtttttaaaattttttcttattgTTTGTACATAACATTTGTAGATAATGATGTgatagaaaaaatattatcttGTACAATGCAGGTTGATGAATATTTTACGAAAAATAAACAATCACCttatttaattcatatgagtaaaaataaattactgaatgatgtaaaaaaatattatgataattcatataatttatataatggaagaaaaattatgattaattatattacaaatttaaataaagataataagttgttaaaaaaaaaaaaagatattgTAGATGAAGATGGATTTATTGTTGTTCAAAGGAAAACAGAAAATCCtgaatttataaattctGTTTTTGCTGAAACAAGCGATAAAGTAAAATCttttaagaaaaagaagaataaaaaaatacatgaaaatttttacttatttagaaaaaaagaaaaattcAACAATTCCATTGGCACCTTTCAAAAAAGTAAAATGAAcattaaaaagaatattatgaaacggaataacaaaaagaaaagcacacgttttaaaaaatga
- a CDS encoding RNA-binding protein, putative, translating into MNATSRNTLLDENKNMNNSYNTKTLWVGDLEKIKDEVVDENYILYCMFYEFADDIIRIKLCKEKSNQKNSYAFIEFSTYEVAKYCFEKLNGKWIPGKSHRFKLNWAKYNMSDNITTNEKDLNIEIDDKGTYSIYVGSLPINTTKEEIENLFCNIYNSICFVKMIKNTQKSPHKIYCFIHFFNYDECLRALTEMNGYIFKGCKIKVSKSNGIKMNPSNINNNSVNLNINHNVNNNNIVNNNNNNNMNGIYYNNKNFDGHMNNYHMNKNKGINTIRMNDDKKNGNKNYIYNGNNNNNNNNNININNNNNINNNNNINNNNNIMNNSNNNELSNHHSYELNFYDHMNSNVNTFPSHYSTHNGSTSSLLYGSNNFPTQLNHLNQMNTMNQLNQMNTMSQLNQMNSMNQLNQMNSMNQLSQLNPLNQLNQLNPLNQLNQLNPLNQLNQLNSMNQLNQLNPMNQLNQLNPMNQLNQLNPMNQLNQLNQMSQLNQLGHMNQVNYFTNQMSVIQDYTNSISNLNHINSYGSNDMNSEMINDMNSEMINEMNSEMINDMNSEMINNMNSEMINNMNSEMINNMSSEKNNNVNNDMNNDINKDMNNDMINDVNNEINKDMNDGYNENTGNHDESILNCKRNDCTYMSDMSTIYSENNRNNMNDTKDLNIVNIVVNNNISNDEQIKKNHLMENDMNGYNNSYELNFYNNHCKNEEYETQNDNMKNNSNNNNNNNVTCEINISSNNYYYDGSINNDNVSYNKGNHDNRNENNSVRSTNNDSVDNNASNSNMESTDNTCSNIKDF; encoded by the coding sequence atgaatgcAACGAGTAGGAATACTTTATTAGATGAAAATAAGAACATGAACAATTCATATAACACAAAAACCTTATGGGTAGGTGATTTGGAGAAGATTAAGGATGAGGTTGTTGACGagaattatattttatattgtatGTTTTATGAATTTGCTGATGAcataataagaataaaattatgtaaaGAAAAGAGCaatcaaaaaaattcatatgCTTTTATAGAGTTTTCTACATATGAAGTAGCAAAATATTGTTTTGAGAAATTGAATGGAAAATGGATACCAGGAAAATCTCATAGGTTTAAATTAAATTGGGCTAAGTATAATATGAGTGATAATATAACaacaaatgaaaaagattTAAATATTGAGATAGATGATAAAGGTACTTATTCTATATATGTTGGTAGCTTACCTATAAATACAACAAAAGAAGAAATTGAGAATTTGTTCtgcaatatatataatagtatATGTTTTGTTAAGATGATTAAGAACACTCAAAAAAGTCCACATAAAatttattgttttattcatttttttaattatgaTGAATGTCTTAGAGCGTTAACAGAAATGAATggttatatttttaaaggATGTAAAATTAAAGTAAGTAAATCTAACGGTATTAAAATGAATCCTtctaatattaataataatagtgtgaatcttaatataaatcataatgtaaataacaacaatattgttaataataataataataataatatgaatggaatttattataataataaaaatttcgATGGGCACatgaataattatcatatgaataaaaataaagggATTAATACTATTAGAATGAATGatgacaaaaaaaatggaaataaaaattatatatataatggtaataataacaataataataataataatattaacattaataataataacaatattaacaataataataatattaacaataataataatattatgaacaatagcaataataatgaattaaGCAATCATCATTCTTATGAACTGAATTTTTACGATCATATGAATTCAAATGTTAATACTTTTCCTTCACATTATTCTACACACAATGGTAGTACGAGCAGTTTGTTATATGGCTCTAATAATTTTCCTACTCAACTAAACCATTTAAATCAAATGAATACAATGAATCAGTTAAACCAGATGAATACTATGAGTCAGTTAAACCAAATGAATTCAATGAACCAGTTGAACCAAATGAATTCAATGAATCAATTAAGTCAGTTGAATCCACTGAATCAATTAAATCAATTGAACCCATTGAATCAATTAAACCAATTGAACCCATTGAATCAATTAAACCAATTGAACTCAATGAATCAATTAAACCAATTGAACCCAATGAATCAATTAAATCAGTTGAACCCAATGAATCAGTTAAATCAGTTGAACCCAATGAATCAATTAAATCAATTGAACCAAATGAGTCAGTTGAATCAACTAGGTCATATGAATCAGGTGAATTATTTTACAAACCAAATGAGTGTGATACAAGATTATACGAACAGTATTAGTAACCTGaatcatataaatagtTATGGTAGTAATGATATGAACAGTGAGATGATAAATGACATGAACAGTGAGATGATAAATGAAATGAACAGTGAGATGATAAATGATATGAACAGTGAGatgataaataatatgaacagtgagatgataaataatatgaacagtgagatgataaataatatgagcagtgagaaaaataataatgtgaataatgatatgaataatgacataaataaagatatgAATAATGATATGATTAATGATGtgaataatgaaataaataaagatatgaatgatggatataatgaaaatacaGGAAATCATGATGAAAGTATTTTAAATTGTAAAAGGAATGACTGTACATATATGAGTGACATGAGTACAATTTATTCAGAGAATAATAggaataatatgaatgataCTAAAGATTTAAACATTGTGAATATTgttgtaaataataatatatctaatgatgaacaaataaaaaaaaaccatCTTATGGAAAATGATATGAATGGATATAACAATTCTTATGAgttaaatttttataataatcactgtaaaaatgaagaatatgaaactcaaaatgataacatgaaaaataatagtaataataataataataataatgttacgtgtgaaataaatattagtagtaataattattattatgatggttctattaataatgataatgttAGCTATAATAAAGGAAACCATGATAAtagaaatgaaaataattcaGTTCGTAGTACAAATAATGATAGTGTCGATAATAATGCtagtaatagtaatatgGAAAGTACAGACAATACATGTAGTAATATCAAAGATTTCTAG
- a CDS encoding amino acid transporter, putative: MNKKYGTSSNNHNNKKDKKNNIDKNKSKKNTTTSEENKDSNKSLVNNDSKKNDSSKNKYNIVKANIKNIFASDKKNEKSDKNEKNESSKSSKNTETYTNVNDKKSNDLITKGSNDKKKKKKDSKKSRSNNNNNNNNKNNNTIVDISDGDYTNDEEETNKPKRNWKGRTFSRFTPGGVRSSTVLFICTAIGVGFLSIPYVFSKLGIILSIILIILNAFESYVTTNILCTSSLEHNTFVYGNLLKKIGNKYYKTIIDFGLSFGFVSSYILILILISNFLSTIFYVFNFPTLFTNNVFLVILICLLIVPITFRNKVGSLNHFLIFSLFSLSITVLTIGLQTKSYNNLLINKEVNLFKMDKHFFKCFNILLFSFSQQPNACFITGQFNQPTHRRLNKSTFRSVILQVIFYTLFGILGYLSFLNTAKDNIVLNYENSNVSILLCKFLLSLTFFFSVPLNFMGSYQSMLALGITTRDALYKLYTYIFRRTGYSANLSLLLSEYTNDPYQETHADNITEHSSVSESQADDQNQRMWISVIVTIFCALIACKVKKLSNVIGIGGGITSTLISCLLPNLIYYKNRHNVSNKLKRYSTLFMLCFFSFMGFLSVVVTTLNLIL, from the exons atgaataaaaagTATGGTACGTCCTCGAATAACcataataacaaaaaagataagaaaaataatatagataagAATAAAAGCAAGAAGAACACAACTACTAGTGAGGAAAACAAAGATTCAAATAAAAGTTTAGTAAATAATGatagtaaaaaaaatgattcttcaaaaaataagtaCAACATAGTTAAAgcaaatattaaaaatatatttgcttctgataaaaaaaatgaaaagagtgataaaaatgaaaaaaacGAATCATCAAAAAGTAGTAAGAATACAGAAACATATACAAATGTAAATGACAAAAAATCAAACGATTTGATTACTAAAGGATCcaatgataaaaaaaagaaaaaaaaagatagCAAAAAAAGTAgaagtaataataataataataataataataaaaataataataccaTTGTAGATATATCAGATGGAGATTATACtaatgatgaagaagaaaCAAACAAGCCAAAGAGAAATTGGAAGGGTAGAACATTTAGTCGATTTACACCTGGTGGTGTTAGATCTAGTACTgttctttttatatgtacaGCTATTGGTGTAGGTTTTTTATCAATACCTTATGTTTTTTCTAAATTAGGTATTATACTtagtattatattaataatattgaatGCTTTCGAATCATATGTAActacaaatatattatgtacCTCCTCATTAGAACATAATACATTTGTTTATGgtaatttattaaaaaagataggaaataaatattataaaaccATAATAGATTTTGGATTGTCATTTGGTTTTGTATCAagttatattttaatattaatattgaTTAGTAATTTTTTAAGTACCATcttttatgtatttaattTCCCAACCTTATTCACAAATAATGTATTCCtagtaatattaatatgtcTATTAATTGTACCAATCACATTTAGAAATAAAGTCGGATCATTAAATCATTTCTTAATCTTTTCCTTATTCTCCTTATCCATTACTGTATTAACTATAGGACTACAAACcaaatcatataataacTTATTAATCAATAAAGAAGTAAATTTATTCAAAATGGATAAGCACTTTTTCAAATGCTTcaatatattgttattttcCTTCTCTCAACAACCAAATGCATGTTTTATTACTGGACAATTCAATCAACCTACACATAGAAGATTAAATAAATCAACATTTAGAAGCGTCATATTACAAGTTATATTCTATACGCTATTTGGTATTCTAGGATATTTATCATTCTTAAATACAGCAAAAGATAATATTGttttaaattatgaaaatagTAATGTCTCTATACTTTTATGCAAATTTCTTTTATCCTTGACATTCTTCTTCTCTGTCCCATTAAATTTTATGGGATCTTATCAAAGCATGTTAGCTCTTGGTATAACAACAAGAGATGccttatataaattatataccTATATATTTAGAAGAACTGGATATTCAGCCAACctatcattattattgtctGAATATACAAATGATCCATACCAAGAAACACATGCAGATAATATTACAGAACATTCAAGTGTTAGCGAATCACAAGCAGATGATCAAAATCAAAGAATGTGGATATCTGTAATTGTCACCATTTTTTGTGCTCTAATTGCATGCAAGGTTAAAAAATTATCGAATGTTATAGGTATAGGAGGAGGTATCACATCAACCCTAATTTCAtg cCTATTACcaaatttaatatattataaaaatagacATAATGTTTCAAATAAGCTCAAGAGATATTCAACTTTGTTCATGCTTTGTTTCTTCTCATTTATGGGATTCTTATCCGTTGTAGTAACAACcttaaatttaattttataa